A section of the Streptomyces sp. Je 1-369 genome encodes:
- a CDS encoding IclR family transcriptional regulator — translation MTAETSQTLDRGLRVLKLLADTDHGLTVTELSNKLGVNRTVVYRLLATLEQHALVRRDLGGRARVGLGVLRLGRQVHPLVREAALPALRSLAEDIGATAHLTLVDGSEALAVAVVEPTWTDYHVAYRTGFRHPLDRGAAGRAILAARQGLVTDPGYALTHGELEAGASGAAAPLVGVTGLEGSVGVVMLADAVPERVGPRVVDAAREVADALR, via the coding sequence GTGACCGCGGAGACTTCCCAGACGCTCGACCGAGGACTGCGCGTCCTCAAGCTGCTGGCCGACACCGACCACGGCCTTACGGTCACCGAGCTCTCCAACAAGCTCGGGGTGAACCGCACGGTGGTCTACCGCCTGCTCGCCACGCTCGAACAGCACGCGCTCGTGCGCCGCGACCTGGGCGGCCGGGCCCGCGTCGGCCTCGGCGTGCTGCGGCTCGGGCGGCAGGTGCACCCGCTGGTGCGCGAGGCCGCGCTGCCCGCGCTGCGGTCGCTCGCGGAGGACATAGGCGCGACGGCCCACCTCACCCTCGTCGACGGCTCGGAGGCCCTCGCGGTCGCGGTGGTCGAGCCGACGTGGACGGACTACCACGTCGCGTACCGCACGGGTTTCCGTCACCCCCTGGATCGCGGGGCCGCGGGCCGCGCGATCCTGGCGGCCCGCCAGGGCCTGGTCACGGACCCCGGCTACGCGCTCACGCACGGCGAACTGGAGGCGGGCGCGAGCGGCGCGGCGGCGCCCTTGGTGGGCGTGACGGGTCTGGAGGGCAGCGTGGGAGTGGTCATGCTGGCGGACGCGGTGCCGGAGAGGGTGGGGCCGCGGGTGGTGGACGCGGCGCGGGAGGTCGCCGATGCGTTGCGCTGA